The Salvia miltiorrhiza cultivar Shanhuang (shh) chromosome 2, IMPLAD_Smil_shh, whole genome shotgun sequence DNA window TTTGGTCTGTGGATCCTATGCTTTTATCGAGTGTTTTGATTGTAAAATGGTTTGTGTggtcttttttttaaatttaggcTCTGGTCAATATGATCAGCAACCCTGTGAATTCAACTGTACCAATTGCTGCTGAAATCTTCAAGCTCAAGGGAGTATATGATGAGAGGAGACTCTTTGGTGTAACCACTCTTGATGTTGTTAGAGCCAAAACATTCTATGCGGGCAAGGCCCAAGCCAATGTTGCTGGTGTGTTTCTTATCCTCTAAAATGCTTTTCTTAGCTATTTGGTCTGTATTTCTATATGTGCAGTACTTAAATCACACCCTATGTGTGCAGATGTCAACGTACCTGTTATTGGTGGTCATGCTGGAATTACTATTCTCCCCTTGTTTTCACAAGTACTGTATTTTCATGAATCTATTTTCCCCATTTTAAATACATAAGATACTTAAGGTATAGGCATTAATTCTTGCTGTTGTAGTTTATTTGAGACTAAAGTTTTCTATTTCCATATAGGCCACACCCTCAGCAAATCTGTCAGCTGGAGAAATTACAGCTCTCACTAAGAGAACACAAGATGGTGGAACTGAAGTTGTCGAAGCCAAGGCCGGAAAGGGATCAGCTACACTTTCAATGGCGTAAGTGATAGATCCTATTTGCGTTACATtgatttttcttgtatttttgtAGACTGTTTTGAGTTTGGATATTTGTGCCTATATTATTATCTTGACTTAGAGTGTTTACTAAAAATGCCCATAGCTGGCATAGTCTGCAACTAGGTCATGCTCTTTCATGGTATAAAGTTGATTGCATTTAGCATCTCACTACCCAATATTTGTGCAGGTATGCTGGGGCCATATTTGCCGATGCTTGCCTAAAAGGGCTTAATGGAGTCCCGGATGTGGTAGAATGTTCATTTGTGCAGTCAACTGTGACAGAGCTACCTTTCTTTGCATCAAAGGTGTGTAAAAAGTTATCTAGGCCGCTGCACGCACAAATTTCTCTAACCTAATGTGATGTCCACATTTTTTCCTAGTGGAAAACAACTATCTTTGACGCACTGATAAaccacttttttattttaaaaaatagggGTCAAAACTTGGTGGGGTTAGGGCTCCCGGCTCCTACATTTTGTGTTTATTACAGATTCCCCACACACATGAGGATGGATAATTTTGTCGTTTGGCTTTCGAGTTTGCAACTTATGTGCAGTTTTCCGTGCTGCCAAATTGGCATTCCAACAATATCTTGTATAATTGTATCAACAGGTAAGACTTGGGAAGAATGGCGTGGAGGAAGTTTTAGGTCTGGGTCCTATGACTGATTTCGAGAAAGAAGGACTGAAAGCTCTAATGCCAGAGTTGAAGTCATCGATTGAGAAGGGCATTGCTTTTGTTCATGGCGCTTGAGAAGTGGCAGGCTAGATACTGACTCAATTTTGCTGATGTTGTATTCTCTATTGGTGTTTCTTGCTACCGCAGTGAAACATTACAGCAATAAGACAAGTTGTATTACCTTCAAACAATGGTTCTGAACCAGCCCTACGTAATTTTTTCAGGATAATGTGTGCCAAATATTTAGCTGACCTTTTGTGTCAAGTCCTTGAAATGAGTATTTAACAAAAGTTGTTAAATAAATGCAGGGTTTTCTTTATTCCTAAGCAGATGCAGCTGCAGTGTAATTATTTTTTCCCGATCTTCaaagtttttatattattctCCATAGGCATAGAAAGTGGCGTTTAGGAATGAATAATCTGCTTTTGATAGTATAAAGTTTTGATACTTCCCTACTTGAGGAGCAATGCTCTGTTTTCCACTCTCAGTGCCAATGCAATGTCATTTGGTGTCTACTTAAAATAGGCAAACTAGCCGTGGTCAATAGAGGTGTAAACGAGCTGAGCTAAGCTGAATATTAGGGGGTTCGAGCTTGGCTCATTTAAATATTTCGGTGTTCGAACTCGGCTTAAACTCAATTTGAgcttttattttgttgtttgAGCTTGGTTCGTCATTCACTAACCAAACTTGAGCTCGGTTTGaattcggctcgttagatgttcatatatataatattcaagctcgaattcattaaaatttaagaaaaactTCTTAATTAATACTTCTTcctaattttccttttttggagTGTCCACGAAAAATAGTCATAATCTATTTATGAACACTACCCCACAATAGATTATTCTCCatatatcaacttatttatCTGTTCTACCACATGGTGGAACCTCTCtattcacaatacaattaattattattattaaccatttttattaaaattcgtgtcactccctcttaGGACTATTTTTACAGGACGAAGTGAGTATGTTACTGGAGCTTGTTTGAAGCTTGTGTACTAATTCgattgaaggttcgtgaacaagCTCACAAACATGTTCGCGGAGAATCGAATTCAAACATGTTTTCAAGCTAAGTAATGTCAGGCTCGAACTCAGATCGATAAAGTTAtcaagctcggctcgtttattatcaAATCGAGTTCCGAACAAACTATTTTCTAATCAAATTTCAAATAACTTGTGAGTAGCTATATTCATTTACAGCCTTAATAATCAAATAGCAGCattagaataataaaaaaaattggtacaACCTATGACCAGTGATCTATTTTTCCAAATAATAAAGAAGAGTTGTTTGCATGAAAAATTCCTCCAAAAAATCAATTATGCCACCAACAACCATATCATTCATGCAAAATATTCCATCTGTTCCATTATTCATGACCCGTGCCTTTTCGACACGAAGATTAAGGAGaacaatattaaaataaagGTGTGTGTATCCCacatatttaatactccctacTTTCCCCAtataattttctatattttctttttgggacgtctcccaaataactttttattcattttgGGACATTACCGTAATAATACTTTacttattcatatttttcaacctttcaccattttcaatactaattataacactttttcactacTTTCAATACtcattataacacattttcttCACtaccaatacactttacaattttCCTTTAAAACTCATGATGTCCCCtactaggaagttatttggggaacGGAGTAAGTAATGTATTTAAAGAATTCTTTATTGTTCTTAATTTTACCAAGGAAAGTGtttttttcctttaaatttactttttatttatattttcagattatttaattattgtatttttaaaaatacaaCATGGCAATTAAATCTAAAACTTAAATAATTCACATACAATAAACTGGTGGCCACATACAACTTAAAGGAATTAAATCTGAAACTTAAACTAATTAGCTTCAAATCTAAACAAACGCCAGAATAGACAAAGTTCTTAAAACGATTTCAAGCTAAATTCAACCAGTCAAACCAACGCTAGAATTAAACAATTTTGTCAAACAATTTCAAGCTAAATCCAATCCAGTCAAACAATTTCAAGCTAAATTCAACCAACACTAGAATTAAACAAAACCTCCAAAAATTCAACAAAATGTTTCCTTATTACAAAAGATCTAAACTTAAAAGTAGCGAAATTTCATTAAAGCCCACCACTTTCAGCCAAAAATACGAACTAGATAAAAGGAGAAAATCACGAAATGTAAGTGAGATATGTTAGATTTTATTATTAAggataaatcaataaatttacGATTAAAAAGGttactattttaaattttttatcttcataaataaattttacattTGATGTATGAAATAGACTAAAGTAGTACATTAACTCTCAGTATACTAGTGTATTTTGTTATTAGGTTATAATATTACTTTTAAGTTACCCATTGATTGAGAGAACCCTCCATCGGAAGTAAAAGAATTAGAGCTATGGAAGTATATATACTTTAGGCAAATGGAAGTTTAAAATTGTTCGAACTATTTTGGTTTGTTTTATTGGGGGATTCTACAGCCACCTATTGATCGTGAATACGTATGCAACAAAGGTaatgatttatttttctttaacaactaaactgaaactattttttttattaatgttaattcaaaattttaattaattactacTCTCTTCGTTCCATTACAAATATTCCAATTTCTATTATCGAATTCCTACTCCATTATAAATGTTTCATTCTCTTTTTGACGAATAATTAACCCATTACaaatctcatttttcttttttgataaataattaaaagattaattaaCTAATGAACCCACCGcttactctctctctatacctatcTTTACAAATGccaatatatttttctctccaccaactcactttatctactaattacacattctttaatcttcgtgccccaaaacaatgagacatttataatgagacGAAGAAAGTATATATACCTTGAAATTACAAAAAGAATTTGTCTATGAACGCATATTCCCAATAGTGATTACAAAAAGAATTTGTCTGTGTCATGACAACAAATCTAGCAATATAAAATTTgtaattactttttataaaattataaaatgatcAATTGTACAAGCGTATAATACATATAATAAACttcaattacaaaaaaaataaaatattttcaaacataaattaaaatttaaaaaaagaaaaaagaaaactcgTAACATGCAATTTACATCCACACAAACCACACTGACATGGAATGACTGAATTTCGGCAGGGCACTACTAGTCTTGTCACGAAACAAAATTTGGTTTTGGTTTCACAACTACAGacgaacacacacacacacacacacacacacacacaaaaaaacaTTATTTGATTACATCCACACAAACCACATTGACATGGAATGACAGAATTTCAATAAAATCCACATTCGTTAAAAATATTACAGACATGGAGTAATTATGAAACTATTGAAAATTTTGTCTCTGCTTACAACAAGATATTGCAACCGAACTAACATGAAAATCTAAACCAAAAACATGCATCTCTACAAAGAGATAATATGAAATTAGCAATATTAATCAATTCTACGACCATCTTCAAATTCACATCCCTGTCCATGCAGTCTTATCCAAATATATAACAAACTCACCAACACTACTTAGTATATGGTGTGGCATAGCCTAATTTTGCATCGACCTCATTTATGCCATGTAAATAGGAGGCTCTTCAATCTCTATCCTAAATCAATACAGAAACTTACTAACGCTACTTATGCTTAGACATATGTCTAAGACCAAAGCTAGTGATAAGATCAATGCATCAGGAAGAAGATAACTGGGATGAAATGCATTTCACAATCCCTCTCTACCAAAGATTTGCAGTGCTACTACCAATTCAGCATGACACTCCAAATTTGACGAATACAAGTAATTTTATGTAAACTACAAACACTACGAGTCCCACACCCACAGAACGCTTGTGCAAGATCTCATATAATGcattctaattttaagatatatacaTGTCACCAGAGTACAGcacatcacacacacacacacacatatatatatatatatatatatagaaggctaaaataaaaacacctcttaaaatataaaataggatccattttcagctcttagatcatcaagactACGGTTGATTCAGcactttgttggatgaattcatgatcctgATTTCAAATTCCATAGGTAgcgaaaatttatttttcacaattcagacatttacacagagaattcatacgtgtttctACAtggaattcatacattttagttagttcgtattttatatataaatagacTTCAGTTAATTGATTTTTAGGCAAAAAGGAATCAGCAAGAAAATGGTCATATTATCAAATGTATATTTTCAGGCACACTCATCAGCCAAGCAACAGCAAGTAATTGATGTACAGTAAGAAGAGAGTTCAAACCAAGATCCACATGTGATTAATGCAAGAAACTAAACTAGGGCTGGGCAACATAACTTCTTAAATTGCTAGCATAGATAGAATCAAATTATAGTACAAACCAAACAAAAGTTTTACTTTTGGTTTGCATATATCAGCTATTGGCTGTTCATTAATAATGCCAAAACAAGCGTAAAACAATGTTAactcaaaacacatagagatcATTGACCATTCCTGAGAAGCAAGAATTGGAAAGCCCCCAAAACAGGATTTCACTGGACAAGCATTCCAAGcagtaaataacaataatatctCTCGATACACATGTAACCAACTGCACTTCAATCTACTCTCTCGATCCTCATGAACATTAGCAAATCGCAAACAAAAAGCCGGAGAGGGTGGCTTTATCATCAGCTAACATTTGATTGGCAATAAACGAGCAAGGCTTATGTGgttgtttcatgaaagattggTTACAGacatactactccctccgtcccactataagtggctcaaaacttttcggcacagGAATTAAGGAGAAGGTGTAAATTGGTGGGGCCTATATTTTTTAAGGGCTAAATTTTTCCATTTATGAAAATgggccacttatagtgggacggcccaaaataGAATATAgaccacttttagtgggacggggtgaaaacaaaaataactaTATTCAATTGCCTTAAGAAAGCCTAGCAGTTCAACTTTATCGTTTTAGTTCAAATTTGCTCACTCTTACAGTCATACTGAAGACAATTTGCAAC harbors:
- the LOC131012055 gene encoding malate dehydrogenase, mitochondrial-like, which translates into the protein MTTAMLRSALRKRAAASYLSSRGFASAPGQQRKVAILGAAGGIGQPLSLLMKLNPMVSHLSLYDIAGTPGVAADVSHINTRSEVKGYAGEDQLGAALEGSDVVIIPAGVPRKPGMTRDDLFKINAGIVKSLCEAIAKYCPNALVNMISNPVNSTVPIAAEIFKLKGVYDERRLFGVTTLDVVRAKTFYAGKAQANVADVNVPVIGGHAGITILPLFSQATPSANLSAGEITALTKRTQDGGTEVVEAKAGKGSATLSMAYAGAIFADACLKGLNGVPDVVECSFVQSTVTELPFFASKVRLGKNGVEEVLGLGPMTDFEKEGLKALMPELKSSIEKGIAFVHGA